One segment of Asaia bogorensis NBRC 16594 DNA contains the following:
- a CDS encoding tetratricopeptide repeat protein, giving the protein MRADVPEPDRDNHEGEAGITPASPQVVAPRLPPLENSVAAQLYLAQWNLDRGAMSEAFCLFSQAAQSEHPTCLNMLGRVFEQGWGTKRDVHEARRLFERAASGGEGWAFYNLADLYLNGDGVVQDRVRACTLYMEAARRGVGKAFNMLGLIHEDGYGDCPANPLHARDYYSAGRDCGDATAAINLARLDALSGV; this is encoded by the coding sequence ATGCGGGCTGACGTTCCTGAGCCGGATCGGGATAATCATGAAGGGGAGGCAGGCATAACGCCTGCCTCCCCTCAGGTCGTTGCGCCGCGTTTGCCGCCGCTCGAAAACTCGGTGGCGGCGCAACTCTATCTCGCACAATGGAATCTTGATCGTGGGGCGATGAGCGAGGCCTTCTGCCTTTTCTCACAGGCCGCGCAGTCAGAGCATCCGACATGTCTCAATATGCTGGGGCGTGTGTTCGAGCAGGGCTGGGGGACGAAACGCGACGTGCATGAGGCGCGTCGCCTCTTTGAGCGCGCAGCATCAGGCGGTGAGGGATGGGCGTTTTATAATCTGGCCGATCTTTATCTGAACGGCGATGGTGTGGTGCAGGACCGTGTTCGCGCCTGTACCCTTTACATGGAGGCAGCCCGCCGCGGTGTGGGGAAGGCATTCAATATGCTCGGGCTGATTCACGAGGATGGCTATGGTGACTGCCCTGCCAATCCTCTCCACGCTAGAGACTATTATAGTGCCGGGCGCGATTGTGGCGACGCGACAGCTGCTATCAATCTGGCCCGGCTCGACGCGCTGAGTGGCGTCTGA